In Methanofastidiosum sp., one DNA window encodes the following:
- the hisG gene encoding ATP phosphoribosyltransferase — MMLKIGLPKGSLQESTLNMFKKAGYSINISSRSYKPSIDDTNIECLLIRAQEIPRYVEKGIIDIGLTGMDWVVENNADIVNVGKLVYAKQGLKPVKWVLAVSESSKIKTPQDLNGKRIATEVVNITKKYLEQKGIEASVEFSWGATEVKVPELVDAIVELTETGSSLKAHNLKVLDTILESTTVLISNKESWKSSWKRKKTEDLFMLLKGALAAESMVGVKMNVQKANLEELISVLPALRKPTVSNLSSDGWVAVETIVDEKIIRDLIPKLKSAGAEGIIEYPLNKVIY; from the coding sequence ATGATGCTTAAAATCGGATTGCCTAAAGGTAGCCTACAAGAGTCTACCCTCAACATGTTTAAAAAAGCGGGATATTCTATTAATATTTCTTCAAGGTCATATAAACCATCGATTGATGATACAAATATCGAATGCTTGTTGATTAGAGCACAAGAGATACCAAGATACGTAGAAAAAGGAATAATCGATATTGGTTTAACAGGAATGGACTGGGTAGTTGAAAATAATGCCGATATCGTGAATGTAGGAAAACTTGTTTATGCCAAGCAAGGATTAAAACCCGTTAAATGGGTGTTAGCTGTTTCTGAATCCTCTAAGATAAAGACGCCTCAAGACCTAAATGGCAAGAGAATCGCAACTGAAGTAGTCAATATAACAAAGAAATATTTAGAACAGAAAGGCATAGAGGCATCAGTTGAATTTTCTTGGGGTGCAACTGAAGTAAAAGTTCCAGAACTTGTCGATGCAATAGTGGAGCTTACTGAAACAGGATCATCACTTAAAGCTCACAATCTTAAGGTTCTTGACACCATCCTAGAATCTACAACTGTTCTAATAAGCAATAAAGAATCATGGAAAAGTAGTTGGAAAAGGAAAAAAACCGAGGATCTTTTCATGCTTCTAAAAGGTGCATTGGCAGCAGAATCAATGGTTGGGGTAAAAATGAACGTACAAAAAGCAAATCTTGAAGAGTTAATTTCTGTTTTACCTGCTTTGAGAAAGCCTACTGTATCAAATCTGAGTTCTGACGGATGGGTTGCAGTTGAAACAATCGTTGACGAAAAAATAATTAGAGACTTAATACCAAAACTAAAAAGTGCAGGTGCAGAAGGGATAATAGAATATCCTTTAAATAAAGTAATATATTAA